From a region of the Chromatiales bacterium 21-64-14 genome:
- a CDS encoding twitching motility protein PilT, translating to MDIAELLAFSVKNNASDLHLSAGLPPMIRVDGDIRRINVPAVDHKTVHSLVYDIMNDKQRKDYEEFLETDFSFELPGLARFRVNAFNHNRGAGSVFRTIPTKILTLEDLGCPPVFKELTEQPRGLILVTGPTGSGKSTTLAAMINHINDNHFAHILTIEDPIEFVHESKKCLVNQREVHRDTLGFSEALRSALREDPDIILVGEMRDLETIRMALTAAETGHLVFGTLHTSSAAKTIDRIIDVFPAGEKSMVRSMLSESLRSVISQTLLKKNGGGRTAAWEIMVGTPAIRNLIREDKVAQMYSAIQTGQAQGMQTLDQHLQDLVRRGMISRLDARTRAVNKDFFR from the coding sequence ATGGATATCGCCGAACTACTTGCCTTTTCCGTCAAGAACAACGCCTCCGACCTGCATCTGTCCGCCGGGCTCCCGCCCATGATCCGCGTGGATGGGGACATCCGGCGGATCAATGTCCCGGCTGTGGACCACAAGACCGTCCACAGTTTGGTCTACGACATCATGAACGACAAGCAGCGCAAGGACTACGAGGAATTTCTAGAGACAGATTTCTCGTTTGAGCTTCCCGGCCTAGCCCGTTTCCGCGTGAACGCCTTCAATCACAACCGCGGGGCCGGTTCCGTATTTCGTACCATTCCGACGAAGATCCTGACCCTGGAGGACCTGGGTTGTCCGCCGGTGTTCAAGGAACTCACCGAACAGCCGCGTGGCTTGATCCTGGTCACCGGCCCCACCGGGTCCGGCAAGTCCACGACGCTGGCAGCGATGATCAACCATATCAACGACAATCACTTTGCCCATATCCTGACTATCGAGGATCCCATCGAGTTCGTGCATGAGAGCAAGAAGTGTCTGGTGAACCAACGTGAGGTGCACCGTGACACACTGGGCTTCAGTGAGGCGCTGCGTTCCGCCCTGCGCGAGGATCCTGACATCATCCTGGTGGGTGAGATGCGGGATTTGGAGACTATCCGGATGGCGCTCACCGCGGCGGAGACCGGGCACTTGGTGTTCGGCACCTTGCATACCAGTTCCGCCGCTAAGACCATCGACCGTATCATTGACGTGTTTCCGGCTGGCGAGAAGTCCATGGTGCGATCCATGCTCTCGGAGTCACTGCGCTCGGTGATTTCTCAAACCCTGCTCAAGAAGAACGGTGGGGGGCGCACCGCGGCCTGGGAGATCATGGTCGGCACGCCCGCGATACGCAACCTGATCCGCGAGGACAAGGTCGCGCAGATGTACTCGGCGATTCAGACCGGTCAGGCTCAGGGCATGCAGACCCTGGATCAGCATCTCCAGGATCTGGTCCGCCGGGGCATGATCAGCCGGCTGGACGCACGTACCCGCGCGGTGAACAAGGACTTCTTCCGCTGA
- a CDS encoding YggS family pyridoxal phosphate enzyme, with translation MPDADTISSRVGNVQARIRRAEIRYGRPPGSVALLAVSKGHGPEAIRAAFAAGLTRFGESYVQEALGKCAALTDLPLEWAFIGPIQSNKTRDIATHFQWVHSVDRLKIARRLNEQRPAAGPPLAICLQVNVSREPTKSGLDLDALEAVAAEVYGLPRLRLRGLMAIPAPDPDPAQQRRAFRALRRAFESLNRAGMGLDTLSMGMTDDLEAAVAEGATVVRVGTGLFGPRR, from the coding sequence ATCCCTGACGCCGATACCATAAGCAGCCGTGTAGGAAATGTCCAAGCGCGCATCCGGCGCGCTGAGATACGCTACGGGCGTCCGCCCGGCTCCGTGGCCCTGCTGGCGGTCAGCAAGGGGCATGGCCCGGAGGCGATCCGGGCGGCCTTTGCGGCGGGGCTGACCCGTTTCGGCGAGAGCTACGTCCAGGAGGCCCTGGGAAAATGCGCCGCGCTTACCGACCTCCCACTGGAATGGGCATTCATCGGTCCCATCCAGTCCAACAAGACGCGCGACATCGCCACCCACTTCCAATGGGTGCATAGCGTGGACCGGCTCAAGATCGCCCGGCGCCTGAACGAGCAGCGCCCCGCGGCAGGGCCGCCGCTGGCGATCTGTCTCCAGGTGAACGTGAGCCGCGAACCCACCAAATCCGGCCTGGACCTGGACGCGCTGGAGGCGGTGGCCGCCGAGGTCTACGGGCTGCCGCGACTGCGGCTGCGCGGCCTGATGGCTATCCCCGCTCCGGATCCCGACCCCGCGCAGCAGCGCCGGGCATTCCGCGCGTTACGCCGCGCGTTCGAGTCCCTCAACCGGGCCGGCATGGGACTGGATACCCTGTCCATGGGGATGACCGATGACCTGGAGGCGGCCGTGGCGGAAGGCGCCACCGTGGTGCGGGTCGGCACCGGGCTGTTCGGCCCGCGGCGCTGA
- a CDS encoding pyrroline-5-carboxylate reductase, translated as MQNPHITFIGGGNMAASLIGGLIGDSLDSGRIRVADPDPAQRERLSARYGVRAYEDNAEAAEGTDVLVFAVKPQALRTAAADLAGLMQKHQPLALSIAAGIRSADLDRWLGGGTAVVRAMPNTPALVQSGATVLYANAAVSAPRRDLAESILRAVGITLWVDDESLMDAVTALSGSGPAYFFMVMEAMEAAGVELGLSPETARMLTLETAFGAAKVALGSGDDVATLRQRVTSPGGTTEAALAVLDQAGLREHFRHALRAARDRSRALAQQFGDEP; from the coding sequence ATGCAAAACCCTCACATCACCTTCATTGGCGGCGGCAACATGGCCGCCAGCTTGATCGGCGGCCTGATCGGCGACAGCCTGGACTCGGGCCGGATCCGGGTGGCGGATCCCGACCCCGCGCAGCGGGAACGACTGTCCGCGCGCTACGGGGTGCGCGCCTATGAGGACAACGCCGAGGCCGCGGAGGGCACCGACGTGCTGGTGTTCGCGGTCAAGCCCCAGGCGCTGCGAACGGCTGCCGCCGACTTGGCGGGCCTGATGCAGAAGCACCAACCCCTGGCGCTCTCCATCGCCGCCGGAATCCGCAGCGCGGACCTGGATCGCTGGCTGGGCGGTGGCACCGCCGTGGTACGCGCCATGCCCAACACCCCCGCCCTGGTCCAGAGTGGTGCCACCGTCCTGTACGCCAACGCCGCGGTCTCTGCGCCGCGGCGGGACCTTGCCGAGTCGATTCTGCGCGCCGTCGGGATCACCCTGTGGGTGGACGACGAGTCGCTGATGGACGCGGTGACCGCCCTTTCGGGGAGCGGACCCGCCTACTTCTTTATGGTGATGGAGGCGATGGAAGCCGCTGGGGTGGAATTGGGACTGAGCCCGGAGACCGCGCGGATGCTGACCCTGGAAACCGCCTTCGGCGCGGCAAAGGTCGCGCTCGGATCCGGCGACGACGTGGCAACCCTGCGCCAGCGGGTCACCTCCCCCGGCGGCACCACCGAAGCGGCCCTGGCGGTGCTGGACCAGGCCGGCCTGCGGGAACACTTCCGGCACGCCTTGCGGGCCGCCCGAGACCGTTCCCGCGCATTGGCGCAGCAGTTCGGGGACGAGCCGTGA
- a CDS encoding type IV pili twitching motility protein PilT, translating into MDFTSLLKMMVHKKASDLFITAGMPPSLKINGRIAPVSQTTLTADQALEVVLSVMSARQREEFEQSRECNFAISASGVGRFRVSAFQQRNHAGMVLRRIETQIPTLEQLKLPPIIKNLAMTKRGLVMFVGATGTGKSTSLASMIGYRNQNSSGHIITIEDPIEFVHSHSGCIVTQREVGIDTESFEVALRNTLRQAPDVILIGEVRTRDTMDYAIAFAETGHLCLATLHANNANQALDRIINFFPEDRRNQLLMDLSLNLKSIIAQQLIPSPDGKGRRVAVEILINTPLAADMIRKGEVHKLKDLMKKSNQQGMKTFDQALFELHSAGEITYEDAVQHADSANEVRLMIKLGKVSPDKYGAAMDGISLVEDE; encoded by the coding sequence ATGGATTTCACATCGCTGCTAAAAATGATGGTCCACAAAAAGGCGTCGGACCTGTTCATCACGGCCGGTATGCCGCCGAGCCTTAAGATAAACGGACGAATCGCCCCGGTGTCCCAGACCACGCTCACCGCCGATCAGGCGCTGGAGGTGGTGCTGAGCGTCATGAGCGCGCGCCAGCGCGAGGAGTTCGAGCAGAGTCGTGAGTGTAACTTCGCGATCAGTGCTTCAGGGGTGGGACGCTTCCGGGTGAGCGCGTTCCAGCAGCGCAATCACGCGGGCATGGTGTTGCGCCGGATCGAGACCCAGATCCCGACCTTGGAGCAGTTGAAGTTGCCGCCGATCATCAAGAACCTCGCGATGACCAAGCGCGGCCTGGTGATGTTCGTGGGCGCGACGGGCACTGGAAAATCCACGTCCCTGGCCTCCATGATCGGCTACCGGAACCAGAACAGCAGCGGACACATCATTACCATCGAAGACCCGATCGAGTTTGTCCACAGTCATTCCGGTTGCATCGTGACCCAGCGCGAGGTTGGGATCGACACGGAATCATTCGAGGTGGCGCTCAGGAATACCTTGCGTCAGGCGCCGGATGTGATCCTGATCGGAGAGGTCCGGACTCGGGATACCATGGACTATGCGATCGCATTCGCGGAAACCGGGCATCTGTGTCTCGCCACTTTGCATGCCAACAACGCGAACCAGGCACTGGATCGGATCATCAACTTCTTCCCCGAAGACCGGCGCAACCAGTTGCTGATGGATCTTTCGTTGAACCTGAAGTCGATCATCGCCCAGCAACTGATCCCGTCGCCGGATGGCAAGGGGCGTCGTGTGGCGGTGGAAATCCTGATCAACACGCCGCTCGCCGCGGATATGATCCGTAAGGGCGAGGTCCACAAACTCAAGGATCTGATGAAGAAGTCTAATCAACAGGGCATGAAGACCTTCGATCAGGCGCTGTTCGAACTGCATTCAGCCGGCGAGATCACCTACGAGGACGCGGTACAGCATGCGGATTCGGCCAACGAGGTGCGCCTGATGATCAAGCTCGGCAAGGTCAGCCCCGACAAATACGGGGCCGCCATGGATGGAATCTCACTGGTAGAGGACGAGTAA
- a CDS encoding dihydroorotate dehydrogenase electron transfer subunit, translated as MTGSVRTRRATIFLEDAEVLAHEAFAAQQYILRLKAPKCAAHAGPGSFAHLRCDPRLPMRRPLSLLRADPQAGWVEFLYKVVGTGTGLLAERRPGERISLLGPIGQCFQAHRDRPRALLLGGGVGIPPMVFLAECLHRDPEPYYPLVLMGSEVPFPFTTRPSRILVPSIPDGVIAALPLLEDWGVPSRLASRQGYPGCFDGYVTELARVWLQDRTPAELREVELFACGPHGMLEEAARLGAAFDVPCQVSLEEYMACAVGGCAGCVVRVQTETGPAMKRVCVDGPVFDARAVFPQ; from the coding sequence ATGACCGGTTCCGTGCGCACCCGGCGCGCGACGATCTTCCTGGAGGATGCGGAGGTCCTTGCCCACGAGGCGTTCGCCGCACAGCAATATATCCTGCGTCTGAAAGCGCCCAAGTGCGCAGCCCACGCCGGCCCCGGCAGCTTCGCCCACCTGCGTTGCGATCCGCGCCTGCCCATGCGCCGCCCGCTGTCGCTCCTGCGCGCGGACCCGCAGGCCGGCTGGGTCGAATTCCTCTACAAGGTAGTGGGCACCGGCACGGGACTGCTGGCCGAGCGCCGGCCCGGCGAACGTATCAGCCTGCTGGGGCCAATCGGCCAGTGCTTCCAGGCGCACCGCGATCGGCCCCGCGCCCTACTGCTGGGTGGCGGCGTGGGGATCCCTCCCATGGTGTTTCTCGCCGAATGCCTGCACCGCGACCCCGAACCCTATTACCCCCTGGTATTGATGGGCTCCGAGGTCCCGTTCCCGTTCACCACGCGCCCGTCACGGATCCTGGTACCTTCCATACCGGACGGCGTGATCGCCGCCCTACCGCTGCTGGAGGACTGGGGCGTCCCCAGCCGACTCGCCAGCCGCCAGGGCTACCCCGGTTGCTTCGATGGGTACGTCACGGAGCTGGCCCGGGTCTGGCTCCAGGACCGGACACCCGCGGAACTCCGCGAAGTGGAACTGTTCGCCTGTGGACCCCACGGGATGCTGGAAGAAGCGGCGCGGCTCGGCGCGGCCTTCGATGTGCCCTGTCAGGTTTCGCTGGAGGAATACATGGCGTGCGCGGTGGGCGGCTGCGCGGGCTGCGTGGTCCGCGTACAGACCGAGACGGGCCCCGCCATGAAGCGGGTATGTGTGGACGGCCCGGTGTTTGACGCGCGCGCCGTATTTCCTCAGTAG